A single Anopheles arabiensis isolate DONGOLA chromosome 2, AaraD3, whole genome shotgun sequence DNA region contains:
- the LOC120894191 gene encoding LOW QUALITY PROTEIN: tripeptidyl-peptidase 2 (The sequence of the model RefSeq protein was modified relative to this genomic sequence to represent the inferred CDS: inserted 1 base in 1 codon; deleted 1 base in 1 codon), which translates to MILSTLEKICFRRTVDRVTFPHADRAISYPHAIERWLDELYKQNRSGGHESANAASCQIGTSRRQTANRLGRKKVKTTLGTSVLKVNSVVRKEMESIVDVKFPVTSLVPKKETGALSFIRMYPEYDGRDVTIAILDSGVDPRAKGLEQIPGGDVKVIERFDCSGCGDVDTSKTVTASPDGTIVGLSGRKLHLSSTMKSKNVAGSEYRVGLKSVHDLSPSRIRERILTDLKVKTWDDRHKVAVSEAARELSDFEAKNPSTGLTVKDKLAKENLESTLEFLNTCDKKFTDLKTSYDCVLFPTKEGWMAVIDTTEKGDLENAVHVLEYTRSHQVVNLDDFLSVSINVHDEGNVLEVVGVCSSHGTHVASIASGYHPDDPELNGVAPAAKIVSLTIGDGRLESMETGTALVRAIIKVMELCEAGRKIDVINMSYGEHGHWSNSGRVGELMSELVNRYGVVWVASAGNHGPALCTIGTPPDISQPSCVGVGAYVSPEMMEAEYALHQKLPGNVYTWSSRDPCIDGGFGVTVCAPGAAIASVPQFTMSKAQLMNGTSMSAPHVAGSVGLLISGLKQKSIPYTAFSIKRALWNTATKIDYVDKFAQGNGLLNVGKAFDHLTTYCGLIENKLRFAVTVGNNNAKGIHMRHGVLTKVEDFSVNIEPVIFNEKFADAADKINFNVRLTLIPTESWIQCGNYLDLCYSARKISVKVDPSGLAPGVYRASVKAYDSACPEKGVLFEIPVTVVQPHVVDAKTNEFMRSDLPVDCKPHTIIRDFILVPKYATWAVIEMRSADTNDAVGGKFFLHTQQILPMKFCKAMEMQKILPVNGTAPTVQPVRVEGDHIIEICIAKFWSNFGTLPLRYSIKFHGISPLNGSVMHSASGIHRIDLTALTSEEVHPVVSLKTAAMVLKPSETKVTPLTTRDVIHPARQIYQMQVTYHLHLTKGYEVAFYTPLFSNILYESEFESQFWMVYDTNKMMVRCGDAYSYDKYEKLEKGDYTIRLQVRHEKKELLEKLTEANMVVNFKLASNSLSVDVYKSYNHVLSGAKKMTSCSMAAGSCRPIYLAPIPSEKLQKAAMPPQCSWLEGSITYAKEDIIKSVXSHCFQYILTEGPPAKKTSSTANAITGAANAVTNTATNGNSVANSGSNGTGNNVITATNGATNGSLPNGTAVKENRSKWDEYCEGLRDYQTAQISKLDAENAENVYQALLKDNPNHLAAHLAMADHFDSADLKQNLPYTFTASFDGADSSAATLLKVKLLRIIELASLVVKDIDQNALLAYYGMKIDNRPNAAKIKIQMDKQKQLLLDACQRKFVALCKLKVLQNVFDAQDASQPDYTEELEQLYGDVGKFIEYTDSKVLLLTIWHAFSLKQHGRMLKYLNKLYEEKLSRDILEEILTVVDEKKWSHVRKQLSKIIVSSNPQGYRPF; encoded by the exons ATGATCTTATCCACGCTAGAAAAGATTTGCTTTCGAAGAACAGTTGATCGAGTCACATTTCCCCATGCCGATCGAGCCATCAGCTACCCGCACGCGATTGAGCGGTGGTTAGACGAGCTGTACAAGCAAAACAGATCCGGGGGGCATGAATCGGCAAATGCGGCTAGTTGTCAAATTGGCACCAGCAGAAGGCAAACAGCCAACAGACTCGGCAGGAAAAAGGTGAAGACGACTCTGGGCACCAGCGTACTGAAAGTGAATAGTGTTGTgcgaaaggaaatggaaagtaTTGTTGATGTAAAGTTTCCTGTGACATCGCTAGTGCCGAAAAAA GAAACCGGGGCGCTTAGTTTTATCCGGATGTATCCGGAGTACGATGGCCGAGACGTCACAATTGCAATCCTCGACTCTGGCGTAGATCCCCGGGCCAAAGGATTAGAG CAAATCCCCGGCGGAGACGTTAAGGTTATCGAACGTTTTGATTGTTCCGGTTGTGGCGATGTGGATACCAGCAAAACGGTTACGGCCAGTCCAGATGGTACCATTGTGGGTCTTTCTGGTCGCAAGCTGCATCTGTCTTCCACGATGAAGTCAAAAAATGTTGCCGGGAGCGAATATCGCGTTGGACTGAAGAGTGTGCACGATCTGTCGCCGTCGCGCATTCGCGAACGTATTTTAACCGATCTGAAGGTGAAAACCTGGGACGATCGGCATAAGGTGGCAGTGAGTGAGGCGGCCCGAGAGTTGAGTGATTTCGAGGCGAAGAATCCATCCACCGGTCTCACTGTAAAGGACAAGCTGGCCAAGGAAAATCTGGAAAGCACGCTGGAGTTCTTGAACACGTGCGATAAAAAGTTCACCGATCTGAAAACGTCGTACGATTGCGTGCTGTTCCCAACGAAGGAGGGCTGGATGGCCGTCATCGATACAACCGAAAAGGGAGATCTCGAAAACGCTGTTCACGTGCTGGAGTACACCCGTTCGCATCAGGTCGTGAATTTGGATGATTTCCTGTCGGTTTCTATCAATGTGCACGACGAGGGAAACGTCTTGGAGGTTGTCGGAGTATGCT caaGCCATGGCACGCATGTGGCATCTATCGCCAGTGGCTATCATCCGGATGATCCCGAGCTTAACGGTGTCGCTCCGGCTGCAAAGATCGTGTCTCTGACCATTGGAGATGGGCGGTTGGAGTCGATGGAAACAGGAACCGCGCTGGTTCGTGCCATTATCAAGGTGATGGAGTTGTGTGAAGCAGGCCGCAAAATCGACGTCATCAACATGAGCTATGGAGAGCACGGACATTGGTCAAACTCGGGACGTGTGGGCGAGCTGATGAGTGAGCTGGTGAACCGATACGGCGTGGTGTGGGTAGCTTCGGCCGGTAACCATGGTCCAGCGCTCTGCACTATCGGTACCCCCCCAGACATTAGCCAGCCGAGTTGCGTTGGCGTCGGAGCGTATGTGTCGCCCGAAATGATGGAAGCCGAATACGCCCTGCACCAGAAGCTTCCTGGCAATGTGTATACGTGGTCTTCTCGCGATCCGTGTATCGATGGAGGATTCGGAGTGACGGTTTGTGCTCCCGGTGCTGCAATCGCTTCTGTTCCACAGTTTACAATGTCCAAGGCACAGCTGATGAATGGTACCAGCATGTCGGCGCCGCATGTAGCCGGGTCGGTAGGGTTGCTGATTTCGggattgaaacaaaaatccatCCCATACACTGCATTCAGTATTAAGCGTGCTCTATGGAACACCGCCACCAAGATTGATTACGTTGACAAGTTCGCGCAAGGCAACGGATTGTTGAATGTCGGGAAAGCTTTCGATCATCTGACCACCTACTGTGGACTTATCGAGAATAAGCTACGTTTCGCCGTCACGGTCGGCAATAACAATGCGAAGGGTATTCATATGCGCCACGGCGTACTTACTAAGGTTGAAGATTTTTCCGTTAACATAGAGCCGGTAATATTTAACGAAAAATTCGCTG ATGCAGCAGACAAGATCAACTTCAACGTACGATTAACGCTCATACCAACGGAATCGTGGATTCAGTGCGGCAACTATCTGGATCTGTGCTATTCAGCAAGAAAGATTTCCGTCAAGGTAGACCCGTCCGGATTAGCTCCGGGTGTGTATAGAGCGAGCGTGAAAGCGTACGATTCCGCATGTCCGGAAAAGggagttttgtttgaaattccGGTCACCGTAGTGCAGCCGCACGTGGTTGATGCTAAAACGAATGAATTTATGCGCAGCGATTTACCAGTTGACTGCAAACCGCATACCATCATTCGGGACTTTATCCTGGTGCCAAAGTATGCGACCTGGGCTGTCATTGAGATGCGCTCGGCCGATACGAACGATGCTGTGGGTGGCAAATTTTTCCTGCATACCCAGCAGATTCTGCCGATGAAGTTCTGCAAGGCGATGGAGATGCAAAAAATATTGCCGGTCAACGGTACGGCCCCCACGGTGCAACCCGTTCGAGTAGAG GGTGATCATATAATTGAGATTTGTATTGCCAAGTTTTGGTCTAACTTCGGAACGCTGCCATTACGCTACTCGATAAAATTCCATGGAATAAGCCCATTGAATGGAT CGGTAATGCATAGTGCCAGTGGAATTCATCGAATCGATTTAACCGCGCTCACTAGCGAAGAAGTCCATCCAGTAGTTTCGTTAAAAACAGCAGCTATGGTCTTGAAGCCATCTGAAACAAAAGTTACTCCACTAACGACGCGCGATGTCATCCATCCAGCAAGGCAAATCTACCAGATGCAGGTCACGTACCATCTGCATTTGACGAAGGGCTATGAGGTAGCGTTCTACACGCCACTGTTTAGCAACATTCTGTACGAGAGCGAGTTTGAATCCCAATTCTGGATGGTGTACGatacaaacaaaatgatgGTTCGCTGTGGAGACGCCTATTCCTATGATAAGTACGAAAAATTGGAAAAGGGAGACTACACCATCCGTTTGCAGGTGCGTCACGAGAAAAAGGAGCTGCTCGAGAAGCTAACGGAAGCGAACATGGTCGTTAACTTCAAGCTAGCTAGCAACAGTCTTTCCGTTGATGTGTACAAATCATACAACCACGTGCTGTCGGGTGCTAAAAAGATGACGAGCTGCTCCATGGCGGCTGGTTCGTGTCGCCCGATCTACCTGGCACCAATCCCTAGTGAGAAGCTGCAGAAAGCTGCCATGCCACCGCAGTGTTCTTGGCTGGAGGGCAGCATTACGTATGCGAAGGAGGACATCATTAAAAGTG TTTCGCACTGCTTCCAGTACATACTAACGGAAGGTCCTCCGGCAAAGAAAACTTCTAGCACGGCTAATGCAATCACTGGAGCCGCAAATGCCGTCACAAATACCGCAACCAATGGCAACAGTGTGGCCAATTCAGGCTCAAACGGTACCGGTAACAACGTAATCACCGCTACTAACGGAGCTACCAACGGTAGCTTGCCGAATGGAACGGCAGTGAAGGAGAACCGAAGCAAGTGGGATGAATATTGCGAAGGATTGCGCGACTATCAGACTGCACAGATCTCCAAACTGGATGCGGAAAATGCTGAAAATGTGTATCAAGCGTTGCTAAAAGATAACCCGAACCACTTGGCAGCTCACTTAGCCATGGCCGATCACTTTGATAGTGCAGATTTGAAGCAAAATCTGCCCTACACATTTACTGCATCATTTGATGGTGCAGACTCATCAGCAGCGACTCTGTTGAAGGTGAAGTTGCTACGTATCATCGAACTGGCGAGCTTAGTTGTAAAGGATATTGATCAAAATGCATTACTCGCATACTATGGAATGAAGATCGATAATCGACCAAATGCCGCCAAGATTAAGAT tcaaatggacaaacaaaagcaacttCTACTGGACGCTTGTCAGCGAAAGTTTGTAGCATTGTGCAAACTGAAGGTATTGCAGAATGTATTCGATGCTCAAGACGCGAGTCAACCGGACTATACCGAGGAGCTAGAACAACTGTACGGCGATGTGGGCAAATTTATCGAATACACCGATTCGAAG GTATTGCTGCTTACCATTTGGCATGCGTTTTCTCTGAAGCAGCACGGCCGTATGCTAAAGTATTTAAACAAACTGTACGAAGAAAAGCTTAGCCGCGATATACTGGAGGAAATACTTACCGTTGTTGATGAGAAAAAGTGGTCACACGTACGTAAGCAGCTTTCAAAAATAATTGTATCATCAAATCCTCAGGGCTATCGACCATTCTAA